A DNA window from Candidatus Sulfidibacterium hydrothermale contains the following coding sequences:
- a CDS encoding HU domain-containing protein: MKIAKYIGDLLYDYECVVIPGLGGFLTQDKPASIHPQTHHFRPPYKQIMFNAYLKTNDGLLVNYIAREENVSYKEAKAQVDKFVFLCDQALQQGKRIHFHKVGAIYLNKNQKIVFEQDKSVNYNADAFGLTEFVSPAIRHATPEEKLREQVSHPRQPAKKPHTKASPVHHSPKTATAETHRKARLIATKKKSPYRTQLLFLTGLILAMLVGWGFMNKDRVTAYYENYSSVIPLFYSQPSAYMIDNIGHVPVTQITDSHWGSWWLKLLEGKHTSEAKEIPETTKAKKAETIHKTVPEKTKPVTTMSNKKPAELSSTAKIVPGKTTAKPISSVTTAKTKSHLKQKIQPSAPSVLQSKNTHRYYIIAGAFKSVHNVRSMIYTLKKKGYDALAVGVTPQGLHRVAYAAFSSRTQAEEQLAKIRQKDNPSAWILFN, translated from the coding sequence ATGAAGATAGCCAAATACATAGGTGATTTGTTGTATGATTATGAATGCGTGGTGATACCCGGTTTAGGCGGCTTTTTAACCCAGGATAAACCGGCGTCGATCCATCCGCAAACCCACCACTTTCGTCCTCCTTACAAACAGATAATGTTTAATGCTTACCTGAAAACCAACGACGGCTTACTGGTAAACTATATTGCTCGCGAAGAAAACGTTTCTTACAAAGAAGCCAAAGCACAGGTTGACAAATTCGTTTTTTTGTGTGATCAGGCTTTACAACAAGGCAAACGCATTCATTTTCACAAAGTAGGCGCTATCTATCTCAACAAAAACCAAAAAATTGTTTTTGAACAGGACAAATCGGTTAACTATAATGCCGATGCATTTGGGCTCACCGAATTTGTCTCGCCAGCCATCCGGCATGCCACACCGGAAGAAAAATTACGGGAACAGGTTAGCCATCCGCGCCAGCCGGCAAAAAAACCACACACAAAAGCGTCTCCGGTTCACCATTCACCCAAAACAGCAACAGCTGAAACACACCGGAAAGCCCGGTTAATTGCCACGAAAAAAAAATCGCCTTACCGTACGCAATTACTCTTTCTTACCGGACTTATCTTGGCTATGCTGGTAGGTTGGGGATTCATGAATAAAGACCGGGTTACAGCTTATTACGAAAATTATTCATCAGTAATCCCTCTGTTTTATTCCCAGCCAAGTGCTTATATGATCGATAATATCGGCCATGTTCCTGTTACACAAATTACGGATAGTCATTGGGGCTCTTGGTGGTTGAAGTTACTGGAGGGAAAACACACCTCTGAGGCAAAAGAAATCCCCGAAACAACAAAAGCAAAAAAGGCGGAGACAATCCATAAAACCGTTCCGGAAAAAACAAAACCGGTAACAACGATGTCAAATAAAAAACCGGCTGAATTATCGTCAACGGCTAAAATTGTCCCCGGTAAAACAACAGCAAAACCTATTTCTTCCGTTACTACTGCAAAAACAAAAAGTCATTTAAAACAAAAAATTCAGCCATCGGCTCCAAGTGTTCTTCAGTCTAAAAACACCCACCGGTATTACATCATCGCCGGCGCTTTTAAAAGTGTTCACAACGTCCGCTCCATGATTTACACCCTGAAGAAAAAAGGGTATGATGCATTGGCTGTAGGCGTCACTCCACAAGGATTGCACCGGGTAGCTTATGCCGCCTTCAGCAGCCGGACACAGGCAGAAGAACAACTGGCAAAAATCCGCCAGAAGGATAATCCTTCGGCCTGGATCTTATTCAATTAA
- a CDS encoding thioesterase family protein — protein sequence MFQKKLKTGLTYEKTIAVTSNDTAAAYGSGNVDVLATPAMIALMEGTALECVQSFLEKDFVTVGIDVCVKHVKATPVGMQVTCKAILREVDGARLVFDVEAWDEKGKIGMGTHERFVVNLPEFMKKVNQNG from the coding sequence ATGTTTCAAAAGAAATTGAAAACGGGGCTTACGTACGAAAAAACGATTGCTGTAACATCAAATGATACCGCTGCGGCGTATGGTTCAGGCAATGTGGACGTATTGGCTACACCGGCTATGATTGCGCTGATGGAAGGGACGGCACTGGAGTGTGTGCAGTCCTTTCTTGAAAAAGACTTTGTTACGGTGGGTATCGATGTGTGCGTAAAACATGTAAAAGCTACTCCGGTAGGAATGCAGGTGACCTGTAAAGCGATTCTCCGGGAAGTGGATGGTGCCCGGCTTGTTTTTGATGTGGAAGCATGGGATGAAAAAGGGAAGATTGGCATGGGAACCCATGAGCGGTTTGTCGTAAACCTTCCTGAATTCATGAAAAAGGTAAATCAGAACGGTTAG
- a CDS encoding endonuclease/exonuclease/phosphatase family protein: protein MRRYLFETLLTFLVIFLSFSPFVQLKAQHQKKLAVAIVAFYNQENLFDTINDPKIDDEEFLPNSANHWNTAKYMHKLANMSKVISKIGTDINPDGIALLGVSEVENLRVMKDLANQPLLKNRHLGIVHYDSPDRRGIDVGLFYNPKYFKLITSKSYRLHIPDKPWFRTRDQLLVSGLLLGDTVYVIVNHWPSRYGGEKRSRPLRDAAAKLTRHIADSLLQLNPKAKIIVMGDLNDNPTNESVMKYMRAVPKNKLKPGDFYNPMYKLYKEGIGSTAWRDTWSLFDQIFVSQGLLGPINLHSGLKFYKAFIFNKPFMQQKDGRYKGYPYRTFAGGTYLGGYSDHFPAYIVLVKQVP from the coding sequence ATGAGACGGTATTTATTTGAAACACTTTTGACTTTTTTGGTCATTTTTTTGAGTTTTTCTCCTTTTGTTCAGCTCAAAGCCCAGCATCAGAAGAAACTGGCGGTAGCCATAGTGGCATTTTATAATCAGGAAAACCTATTTGACACCATCAATGATCCTAAAATTGATGATGAAGAATTTTTACCGAACAGTGCCAATCATTGGAATACAGCAAAGTACATGCACAAATTGGCAAATATGTCAAAAGTGATTTCTAAGATTGGTACCGACATTAATCCGGACGGAATTGCCCTGCTTGGTGTTTCGGAAGTGGAAAACCTGCGGGTAATGAAAGATCTGGCGAATCAGCCGTTGCTGAAAAACCGTCATCTTGGGATTGTACATTACGACTCGCCCGACCGGCGTGGTATTGATGTGGGACTTTTTTATAATCCCAAATATTTTAAACTGATTACCTCTAAATCGTACCGGTTGCATATACCGGATAAACCGTGGTTCCGTACCCGCGATCAATTGCTGGTTTCCGGGCTTCTGCTGGGAGATACGGTATATGTTATTGTCAATCACTGGCCGTCGCGGTATGGTGGAGAGAAACGCTCGCGGCCTCTGCGCGATGCGGCCGCAAAACTTACCCGCCATATTGCTGATTCGTTGTTGCAACTTAACCCGAAAGCCAAAATTATTGTCATGGGCGACCTGAACGATAATCCTACCAACGAAAGTGTGATGAAATACATGCGGGCTGTCCCGAAAAACAAATTAAAACCCGGTGATTTCTATAATCCGATGTATAAATTGTATAAAGAAGGAATTGGTTCTACTGCCTGGCGGGATACCTGGAGCCTTTTTGATCAGATATTTGTTTCCCAGGGTTTGCTGGGGCCGATAAATCTGCATTCGGGATTAAAATTTTACAAGGCATTTATTTTTAACAAGCCGTTTATGCAGCAAAAAGATGGTCGGTATAAAGGATATCCTTACCGTACTTTTGCCGGTGGAACTTATCTGGGGGGCTACAGCGACCATTTCCCGGCTTATATTGTTTTGGTAAAACAGGTTCCTTAA
- the trmB gene encoding tRNA (guanosine(46)-N7)-methyltransferase TrmB → MGKKNKLQRFAENLTFSNLFQYRYEEVVKGFSLRGKWKTDFFHNNHPLILELGCGKGEYTVEMARRNPEINYIGIDIKGARMWRGLKTAQEENLKNVAFVRTRIELSEYYFGEKEVDGLWITFPDPQIKAKRERKRLTSPRFLERYAKFLTPDAVIRLKTDALLLYDYTREVIEKGNHILLEANEDIYHSGIDNEITQIQTFYEKKWLEHGTPIRYLAFRLNPEWFEKKESKQ, encoded by the coding sequence TTGGGAAAGAAAAACAAACTTCAACGGTTTGCCGAAAACCTGACTTTTTCCAACCTTTTTCAATACCGTTATGAAGAAGTGGTCAAAGGTTTTTCCTTAAGAGGAAAATGGAAAACAGATTTTTTTCATAACAACCACCCGCTCATTCTTGAGCTGGGATGCGGAAAAGGAGAATACACGGTGGAAATGGCCCGGAGAAATCCGGAGATAAACTATATCGGCATAGATATTAAAGGCGCCCGAATGTGGCGGGGGCTGAAAACGGCTCAGGAAGAAAACCTGAAAAATGTGGCTTTCGTCCGGACCCGTATTGAACTTTCTGAATACTATTTTGGTGAAAAAGAGGTAGACGGATTGTGGATTACTTTTCCCGACCCACAAATCAAAGCCAAAAGAGAACGGAAACGACTGACGTCTCCACGGTTTCTGGAACGGTATGCCAAATTTTTAACACCGGATGCCGTGATCCGGCTTAAAACCGATGCGCTGTTACTTTACGATTATACACGCGAAGTCATTGAAAAAGGAAATCATATTTTACTGGAAGCCAACGAAGACATTTACCATTCAGGAATAGACAACGAAATTACCCAGATCCAGACATTTTATGAAAAAAAATGGCTGGAACACGGGACCCCAATTCGTTATCTTGCTTTTCGCCTCAATCCGGAATGGTTTGAAAAAAAAGAAAGCAAACAGTAA
- a CDS encoding MGMT family protein, translating into MDNSNFFRRVYDIVRQIPPGRVTSYGAIARFLGSPQSARMVGWALNNTKTELRNIPAHRVVNRNGFLTGKKAFGGINTMQELLESEGVEVQNDQVIRFKELFWDPSKERS; encoded by the coding sequence ATGGATAACTCCAATTTTTTCCGGCGTGTATATGATATTGTCCGGCAAATTCCGCCGGGACGGGTTACTTCGTATGGCGCCATTGCCCGGTTTTTAGGCAGTCCGCAGTCTGCCCGAATGGTGGGCTGGGCACTGAACAATACCAAAACCGAACTCCGAAACATTCCGGCGCATCGCGTGGTTAACCGCAACGGATTTTTAACCGGGAAAAAAGCTTTTGGCGGAATAAATACCATGCAGGAATTACTTGAAAGCGAAGGCGTTGAAGTTCAAAACGATCAGGTTATCCGTTTTAAAGAACTCTTTTGGGATCCGTCAAAAGAACGATCCTAA
- a CDS encoding DUF4271 domain-containing protein, giving the protein MKPILYILTLPVADTLKKTGIFFQKGHIAIHPHPLPHPEGHLVFYLLFGFLTLIALIRFFYPRTLQAIFTLFLKSGTRRDNDSYSKPGWAVPLFFSINFWVAITLFSIIILIRYHYLPARSFTDFYWVGRIAGITFVFFFLNQILTLLSGILFNAKTSAKNQLKSNQLWMFISGIILIPLLLIYFYSGSRFLIDGMIVTIIILFLFKWFQTFRNGLSEGDFQIHHIFLYLCAIEIAPLLWLVKLGTG; this is encoded by the coding sequence TTGAAACCAATTCTATACATTTTAACCTTGCCCGTTGCCGATACTTTGAAAAAGACCGGGATTTTTTTTCAAAAAGGGCATATTGCCATTCATCCGCATCCTCTCCCACATCCGGAAGGGCATTTGGTTTTTTATCTTCTCTTCGGTTTTCTAACCTTGATTGCTCTGATTCGTTTTTTTTATCCGAGAACACTGCAAGCCATTTTTACCCTTTTTTTAAAAAGTGGCACCCGGCGCGACAACGACAGCTATAGCAAACCGGGGTGGGCTGTTCCGCTTTTCTTTTCCATCAATTTCTGGGTAGCCATTACCCTGTTTTCCATCATTATTCTGATTCGTTACCATTATCTTCCGGCCCGGTCGTTTACCGATTTTTACTGGGTAGGCAGAATTGCAGGAATTACGTTTGTTTTCTTTTTTCTCAATCAGATACTCACTTTGCTGTCCGGCATTTTATTCAATGCAAAAACATCCGCCAAAAACCAGTTAAAATCCAATCAACTATGGATGTTCATCAGTGGCATTATCCTTATTCCGCTGCTGCTCATTTATTTTTATTCGGGGAGTCGCTTTTTAATTGACGGAATGATTGTTACCATAATTATCCTGTTCCTTTTCAAATGGTTTCAAACGTTTCGCAACGGATTAAGCGAAGGGGATTTTCAAATACATCATATATTTTTATATCTTTGCGCCATTGAAATTGCCCCTTTGTTATGGCTGGTAAAACTGGGAACGGGATAA
- a CDS encoding deoxynucleoside kinase, protein MHIAIAGNIGSGKTTLTKILAKHYGWKAHYEDVDHNPYLQSFYDDMQRWSFNLQVYFLNSRFRQVVEIRRGNKNVIQDRSIYEDAYIFAPNLHDMNLMSTRDFENYSSLFELMSSFIQPPDLLIYLRASVSTLVEQIQKRGREYEESIRLDYLKRLNERYESWITKYKQGKLLIINVDNLDFNKPEDIGIVIEKIDAEINGLF, encoded by the coding sequence ATGCATATAGCAATTGCTGGAAATATTGGTTCGGGGAAAACAACCCTCACGAAAATACTCGCAAAACATTACGGGTGGAAAGCCCATTACGAAGATGTGGATCATAATCCTTATCTGCAAAGTTTTTATGATGACATGCAACGCTGGTCGTTCAACCTGCAGGTTTATTTTCTGAACAGCCGTTTCCGCCAGGTGGTGGAAATACGCCGGGGAAATAAAAATGTAATTCAGGACCGGAGTATCTACGAAGACGCTTACATCTTTGCCCCTAACCTGCACGATATGAACCTGATGTCTACCCGCGACTTTGAAAATTACAGCTCACTTTTTGAGTTGATGAGCTCCTTTATTCAACCTCCTGATTTATTGATCTATCTCCGGGCTTCAGTGTCTACCCTGGTAGAACAAATTCAAAAACGGGGAAGAGAATATGAAGAATCTATCCGGCTGGATTATCTGAAACGACTGAACGAACGGTATGAAAGCTGGATAACAAAATATAAACAAGGAAAGCTGCTTATCATCAATGTGGACAACCTTGATTTTAATAAACCGGAAGATATCGGTATTGTAATTGAAAAAATTGATGCCGAAATCAACGGACTTTTTTAA
- a CDS encoding uroporphyrinogen-III synthase, with protein sequence MKIKNILVSQPKPADISRSPYGELSEKFNLNIDFRKFITIEGISAQEFRMNKNSLNGHTAVILTSRHAVDHFFRIAKELRKEIPDSLKYFCISESTAYYLQKYVQYRKRKIFFGKQNFQDLLEILKKHRDETFLVPSSDVPNQTMFKLLNKEKINYTQGVIYRTVPSDLSDLDIKKYDMLIFFSPGGINSLLTNFPDYEQGDQLIAAFGPSTNKALKDAGLTVNIPAPTQAAPSMAMAIDHYITEKERERRRRSRK encoded by the coding sequence TTGAAAATCAAAAACATTTTAGTATCGCAGCCAAAACCGGCCGATATTAGCCGGTCTCCGTACGGAGAATTGAGTGAAAAGTTTAATTTAAACATTGATTTTCGTAAATTTATTACGATTGAGGGAATTTCTGCCCAGGAATTCCGGATGAATAAAAATTCTTTGAACGGGCATACAGCGGTAATCCTTACCAGCCGCCATGCCGTAGACCATTTTTTCCGGATTGCCAAGGAACTCCGAAAAGAAATTCCGGATTCATTGAAATATTTCTGTATTTCAGAATCCACCGCTTACTATCTGCAAAAGTATGTGCAATACCGAAAAAGAAAGATCTTTTTCGGAAAACAAAACTTTCAGGATCTCCTTGAAATTCTGAAAAAACACCGTGACGAAACCTTTTTGGTTCCTTCGTCGGATGTGCCCAACCAGACCATGTTTAAATTACTCAACAAAGAAAAAATCAATTACACCCAAGGAGTAATTTACAGAACCGTTCCAAGCGATCTGTCGGATCTGGATATCAAAAAATACGATATGCTGATCTTTTTCAGTCCGGGAGGTATTAACTCACTCCTGACTAATTTTCCGGATTACGAACAGGGCGACCAACTAATTGCCGCTTTCGGGCCATCTACCAACAAGGCACTGAAAGATGCCGGACTGACAGTAAATATTCCGGCTCCCACGCAAGCAGCGCCTTCCATGGCTATGGCCATTGATCATTACATTACGGAAAAAGAAAGAGAACGGCGGCGGCGGAGCAGAAAATAA
- the pta gene encoding phosphate acetyltransferase: protein MELIDKIHEMARQAGKTIVLPEGTEERNLRAADYVLKEKIAAIILLGNRDEILKKASGFSLQNIEKATIIDPKNHPDKTYYARMLADIRKKKGMTYEEALKKVEEPLYLSTLLIKDGKADGEVSGAEHATGDVLRPAFQIIKTLPGVSAVSGAFIMILKDKNFGTDGVMIFADCAVNPDPSVRELAEIAVESAKTAKNIAGIEPKVAMLSFSTKGSAKHEKVDKVVEALNMAKTMNPDLQIDGELQADAAIIEAIGKKKAPGSPIAGKANVLVFPSLESGNIAYKLVQRLAGAEAVGPVLQGLAAPINDLSRGCSVDDIINMIAITANQANGLLQ, encoded by the coding sequence ATGGAATTAATTGATAAGATTCATGAGATGGCGCGGCAGGCAGGTAAAACCATTGTTTTACCCGAAGGTACTGAAGAACGAAACCTTCGTGCTGCGGATTATGTCTTAAAAGAAAAAATTGCAGCTATTATTTTGCTGGGAAACCGGGATGAGATTTTGAAAAAGGCGTCTGGTTTTTCATTACAAAATATTGAAAAGGCCACAATTATTGACCCGAAAAACCATCCGGACAAAACGTATTATGCCCGGATGCTGGCTGATATCCGGAAGAAAAAAGGAATGACGTATGAAGAAGCTTTGAAAAAAGTGGAAGAGCCGTTGTATCTGTCCACGTTGCTGATTAAAGACGGAAAAGCAGATGGTGAAGTGAGTGGTGCTGAGCATGCCACCGGCGATGTGTTGCGTCCGGCTTTTCAGATCATCAAAACACTTCCGGGGGTGAGTGCCGTTTCCGGTGCTTTTATCATGATCCTGAAAGACAAAAATTTTGGTACCGATGGGGTGATGATTTTTGCTGATTGTGCTGTGAATCCTGATCCTTCGGTACGTGAGCTGGCTGAAATTGCTGTTGAATCGGCTAAAACGGCAAAGAATATTGCCGGGATTGAACCGAAAGTGGCCATGTTGAGTTTTTCAACGAAAGGAAGTGCCAAACATGAAAAAGTGGACAAGGTGGTGGAAGCATTGAATATGGCTAAAACAATGAACCCGGATCTGCAAATAGACGGTGAATTACAAGCTGATGCCGCTATTATTGAAGCCATTGGAAAGAAAAAAGCTCCCGGTTCACCTATTGCCGGTAAAGCCAATGTATTGGTTTTCCCCTCTTTGGAAAGTGGAAATATTGCTTACAAGCTGGTGCAGCGTTTGGCCGGGGCTGAAGCGGTAGGCCCGGTTTTGCAGGGATTAGCGGCGCCGATTAACGATTTGTCGCGTGGCTGTTCGGTAGACGATATCATTAATATGATTGCCATTACAGCCAATCAGGCTAACGGTTTATTACAATAG
- a CDS encoding GH3 auxin-responsive promoter family protein, producing the protein MHQIELFLKYPNEVQHDWFDKLIENGKNTEWGQKYDYASIKNPDIYKQRVPVSRYEDIQPLIERMRQGEKNLLWPETIKWFAKSSGTTDNKSKFIPISQDTIEECHFKAGKDVLTLYLNNHPDSSLFQGKGLLMGGSQNIQEVNNQSYYEGDLSAILIHNMPYWAQIMRTPSLAIALMDEWESKLQRMAETTLHHNVTSLSGVPSWTLVLLRKVLELSGKKTIPEVWPNLEVFFHGGVSFEPYRHQFLSLIPKSEMQYYQTYNASEGFFGIQDQTGADDMLLMLDYGIYYEFIPMDQLGRPYPQTLTLDEVQTNTHYALVITTNSGLWRYLIGDTIRFTSLRPYRIQVTGRTKNYMNIVGEELMVDNAEKALATACAKTGAAIRDYTAAPLYEENNIRHEWLIEFEKMPDNFEFFAEVFDNALKALNSDYEAKRYHHLVLKPPLIRSMKKGTFYNWMKHNNKLGGQHKVPRLHNSREFVDEILKNSQTTKKNFNF; encoded by the coding sequence ATGCACCAGATTGAGCTCTTCCTGAAATATCCGAATGAAGTACAGCACGACTGGTTTGACAAGCTCATCGAAAACGGGAAGAATACAGAATGGGGGCAAAAATATGATTATGCCTCTATCAAAAATCCGGATATTTATAAACAACGGGTACCGGTAAGCCGTTATGAAGATATCCAGCCGCTCATCGAACGGATGCGTCAGGGAGAAAAAAATCTGCTCTGGCCCGAAACGATCAAATGGTTTGCCAAATCATCGGGAACCACTGACAATAAAAGTAAATTTATCCCCATCAGTCAGGATACCATTGAAGAATGTCATTTTAAAGCGGGTAAAGATGTTTTAACCCTTTATTTGAATAACCATCCTGATTCATCCCTTTTTCAGGGAAAAGGATTGCTTATGGGCGGCAGCCAGAATATTCAGGAAGTCAATAACCAATCTTATTACGAAGGCGATCTCTCCGCTATTTTAATCCACAACATGCCTTACTGGGCACAGATCATGCGCACTCCTTCGCTGGCCATTGCCTTAATGGACGAATGGGAAAGCAAATTGCAGCGCATGGCTGAAACAACCTTGCATCACAATGTTACAAGCCTTTCCGGAGTACCTTCGTGGACATTGGTTTTACTGCGTAAAGTTCTTGAGCTTTCCGGGAAAAAAACCATACCGGAAGTGTGGCCCAATCTGGAAGTGTTCTTTCACGGAGGCGTCAGTTTCGAACCCTACCGGCATCAATTTCTTTCACTTATTCCCAAAAGTGAGATGCAATATTACCAAACATACAATGCTTCTGAAGGTTTTTTTGGCATTCAGGACCAAACCGGTGCCGACGACATGTTGCTGATGCTTGATTATGGAATTTACTATGAATTCATTCCGATGGACCAGCTGGGAAGGCCTTATCCACAAACATTAACGCTGGATGAGGTACAAACCAATACCCATTACGCCCTGGTCATTACCACCAATTCCGGATTGTGGCGCTATCTGATTGGCGACACCATTCGTTTTACTTCTCTTCGCCCTTACCGCATCCAGGTAACCGGAAGAACCAAAAACTATATGAATATCGTAGGAGAAGAGCTCATGGTAGACAATGCCGAGAAAGCGCTGGCCACAGCCTGCGCCAAAACAGGAGCCGCCATTCGCGATTATACAGCCGCTCCTTTATACGAAGAAAATAATATTCGTCATGAATGGCTTATTGAGTTTGAAAAAATGCCGGATAACTTTGAGTTTTTCGCCGAAGTTTTTGACAATGCGCTAAAAGCACTCAATTCAGATTACGAGGCCAAACGGTATCATCATTTGGTTTTAAAACCTCCTTTGATCCGTTCCATGAAAAAAGGAACTTTTTATAACTGGATGAAACACAACAACAAGCTGGGCGGGCAACACAAAGTACCGCGGCTTCACAACAGCCGGGAGTTTGTAGATGAAATATTAAAAAACAGTCAGACAACAAAAAAGAATTTTAATTTTTAA
- the ispE gene encoding 4-(cytidine 5'-diphospho)-2-C-methyl-D-erythritol kinase encodes MILFPAAKINIGLRITGERADGYHNIESVFCPVPLCDVLEFLPSETFELSLYGKPVPGMPEENLITKTWKLLNQKFSIPPVRVALMKNIPPGSGLGGGASDAAFFLNGLNEFFHLNRSSAALQELALQLGSDVPFFLQNRPALVSGRGEEIKPITLPVKNLWLMLVLPPVHCATGQMFSLTKPGKFTAPLTEFLRQPVETWSLFVKNDFQEIATRQNPVLYRVQQELIKRKPVYWSMTGSGCAFYAFFRKKPSVSFPEFMGEVRVFRFPGY; translated from the coding sequence ATGATTCTATTTCCTGCGGCGAAAATCAATATCGGATTACGGATTACCGGAGAAAGAGCAGACGGGTATCATAATATCGAGTCGGTTTTTTGTCCGGTTCCTTTATGTGATGTGCTGGAGTTTTTGCCGTCAGAAACCTTTGAGTTATCGCTTTATGGGAAACCGGTTCCCGGAATGCCCGAAGAAAACCTGATTACGAAAACGTGGAAACTTTTAAATCAAAAGTTTTCGATTCCGCCGGTACGGGTTGCTTTGATGAAAAATATTCCTCCGGGAAGCGGACTGGGGGGAGGGGCTTCTGATGCCGCTTTCTTCTTAAATGGGCTGAATGAATTTTTTCATTTGAACCGATCGTCTGCTGCGCTTCAGGAACTGGCTTTGCAGCTTGGAAGTGATGTTCCTTTTTTTCTGCAGAACCGGCCTGCGCTGGTTTCCGGAAGAGGGGAAGAAATAAAACCCATTACGCTTCCGGTTAAGAACTTGTGGCTGATGCTGGTGCTTCCGCCGGTGCATTGTGCTACCGGTCAGATGTTTTCATTGACAAAACCCGGTAAGTTCACAGCTCCTTTGACCGAGTTTCTCCGTCAACCGGTAGAAACATGGTCTCTGTTTGTAAAAAATGATTTTCAGGAAATAGCCACCCGGCAGAATCCGGTTCTGTATCGCGTGCAGCAAGAGCTTATTAAAAGGAAACCGGTTTATTGGTCAATGACCGGTTCTGGATGTGCTTTTTATGCTTTTTTCCGGAAAAAGCCATCAGTTTCTTTCCCGGAATTTATGGGTGAAGTTCGTGTTTTCAGGTTCCCCGGTTATTAA